A stretch of the Candidatus Polarisedimenticolaceae bacterium genome encodes the following:
- a CDS encoding phospholipid carrier-dependent glycosyltransferase, producing the protein MSRRDVGEEGAVRWTAPHRAALVVAAIALPLYLIKLGAAPLVDPDEPYYAVPALEMLKSGTWAYTVFHGQPWFDKPILFYWAVLAAFKTFGVTEWSARLASALAGAGGAIAMAALAPRSWRARGMHLFAAIVLATSLEYAFLARAAVTDMMLTCFLTIGFLATARFLESGRTVAAAAAGAAFGLATLTKGPVGVLVPAVGLGAYAVLTRRRELVRPVVLAAAGAGFVVAAVPWYAYMVLVHRDLLVKTFLGDENLGRFLHPEHQQFPLFYVAVFAAGLLPWSAALPAGLLRAWRAFRRHEEQAPGGSPGLVFAACWFLSVVVIFSLSASKLFSYVLPAYPAAALLIAAYWTEALGRSPRATRVAAASSAVAVLAGIAAIVTTRRAKFADLKTEALMLAAVLVVGAVAVLVAARRGRLVALVSAHAALAVAIVLTSVAVAGPRIEDQNSTKGLVTRLQARGLDGDVAGAFHVPDVSLDFYLGRTLPRERDEEKLKAAVAENPKGLWVVRAEEVGAVAARLGLTVDPVDTASRRWVVRLGPAVGEAALERTP; encoded by the coding sequence ATGTCTCGACGCGATGTCGGGGAAGAGGGAGCGGTGCGTTGGACGGCGCCGCACCGCGCGGCGCTCGTCGTCGCCGCGATCGCCTTGCCGCTCTACCTCATCAAGCTGGGCGCGGCTCCTCTCGTGGATCCCGACGAGCCGTACTACGCCGTGCCGGCGCTCGAGATGCTGAAGTCGGGGACGTGGGCGTACACCGTCTTCCACGGTCAGCCGTGGTTCGACAAGCCGATCCTCTTCTACTGGGCTGTGCTCGCGGCGTTCAAGACGTTCGGGGTCACCGAGTGGTCGGCGCGACTCGCCTCCGCGCTCGCCGGGGCCGGCGGCGCGATCGCGATGGCGGCTCTGGCGCCGCGGTCGTGGCGTGCGCGCGGCATGCACCTCTTCGCCGCGATCGTGCTCGCGACCTCGCTCGAGTACGCGTTCCTCGCGCGCGCCGCGGTCACCGACATGATGCTGACGTGCTTCCTGACGATCGGCTTCCTGGCGACCGCACGGTTCCTCGAGTCGGGGCGGACGGTCGCCGCGGCGGCCGCCGGCGCCGCGTTCGGCCTGGCGACGTTGACCAAGGGGCCGGTCGGCGTGCTCGTGCCGGCGGTCGGGCTCGGGGCGTACGCCGTCCTCACCCGGCGCCGTGAGCTCGTCCGCCCGGTGGTGTTGGCGGCGGCTGGCGCGGGGTTCGTCGTCGCCGCGGTACCCTGGTACGCCTATATGGTCCTCGTGCACCGCGACCTGCTCGTCAAGACGTTCCTCGGCGACGAGAACCTCGGGCGCTTCCTGCACCCGGAGCATCAGCAGTTCCCGCTCTTCTACGTCGCCGTCTTCGCGGCGGGCCTGCTGCCGTGGTCGGCGGCGCTTCCCGCAGGACTCCTGCGCGCATGGCGTGCCTTCCGCCGGCACGAGGAGCAGGCGCCCGGCGGGTCGCCCGGTCTCGTGTTCGCGGCGTGCTGGTTCCTCTCGGTCGTCGTGATCTTCTCCCTTTCCGCGAGCAAGCTCTTCAGCTACGTCCTGCCCGCGTACCCCGCGGCGGCGCTGCTCATCGCGGCGTACTGGACGGAGGCGCTCGGGCGCTCGCCCCGAGCGACCCGCGTCGCTGCCGCATCGAGCGCCGTCGCCGTCCTCGCGGGCATCGCCGCGATCGTCACGACGCGGCGGGCGAAGTTCGCGGATCTGAAGACCGAGGCGCTGATGCTCGCCGCGGTCCTGGTCGTGGGTGCGGTCGCCGTGCTCGTCGCGGCGCGCCGCGGCCGGCTCGTCGCGCTCGTGTCGGCGCACGCGGCGCTCGCCGTCGCGATCGTGCTCACCTCGGTCGCCGTCGCGGGGCCGCGGATCGAAGATCAAAATTCGACGAAAGGTCTCGTGACCCGACTGCAGGCACGTGGCCTCGACGGCGACGTCGCCGGCGCGTTCCACGTGCCCGACGTCAGCCTCGACTTCTACCTTGGACGCACCCTTCCGCGCGAGCGGGACGAGGAGAAGCTGAAAGCCGCCGTCGCCGAGAACCCGAAGGGCCTCTGGGTCGTCCGCGCCGAGGAGGTCGGAGCGGTCGCCGCCCGTCTCGGGCTCACGGTCGATCCGGTGGACACGGCGTCGCGCCGCTGGGTCGTGCGGCTCGGGCCGGCGGTCGGCGAAGCGGCGCTCGAGAGGACGCCATGA
- the bcp gene encoding thioredoxin-dependent thiol peroxidase gives MPIREGRAAPDFTLQDMSGKEVSLTDLSGKDVIVYFYPEDDTPGCTKEACAFRDGWSDLKKLGVVVLGVSPDDAASHKSFVKKYKLPFTLLSDPEKKVMKKYGAWGKKLLYGKPVIGCIRSTVWIGPDGKVRKHWARIPDAGKHPDVVLRTLQESR, from the coding sequence ATGCCGATCCGCGAAGGGCGCGCAGCCCCCGACTTCACGCTGCAGGACATGTCAGGGAAAGAAGTGTCGCTCACCGATCTCTCGGGGAAGGACGTCATCGTCTACTTCTATCCGGAGGACGACACGCCGGGATGCACCAAAGAGGCGTGCGCCTTCCGCGACGGGTGGTCCGACCTGAAGAAGCTCGGCGTCGTCGTGCTCGGCGTCTCGCCCGACGACGCGGCGTCACACAAGAGCTTCGTGAAGAAGTACAAGCTGCCGTTCACGCTCCTGTCGGACCCCGAGAAGAAGGTCATGAAGAAGTACGGCGCCTGGGGCAAGAAGCTTCTCTACGGCAAGCCGGTCATCGGCTGCATCCGCTCGACGGTGTGGATCGGCCCGGACGGCAAGGTCCGCAAGCACTGGGCGCGCATCCCGGATGCGGGAAAGCATCCGGATGTGGTGCTGAGGACGCTGCAGGAAAGTCGGTAG
- a CDS encoding ChbG/HpnK family deacetylase: MSLRRDAARIDATLVIPAYNAQGLIATTLRDVRDWLGGRPEAWEVVVVDDASSDGTLAVVEAFAAAHPDEAWRVIRFTQNRGKGFAVRAGLDAARGEVSVFTDCDLAYPMANVATILRALADGADAAIACRVHPDTTYLIKPDFFSYLFTRHIMGRCFSTICRIVTLPGLSDTQAGLKGFRTAVVRPILGRLRLDGFSFDVELLRALVDGGAKIAEVPVAYRYDSEPTTVRFTMDALSMARDLLRIRYRSLRKRYAPRRESPKRLVIHADDFGLAAGVNRAIQEGLLAGEITSASILVGGRQSAEALAWAASHREFDFGVHLNITQGRPVLPPDHVPSLVDREGRFRPLGALLFRLATGRVRRAEIEAEWRAQIAAVRSAGVAISHLDSHQHVHLLPPIFRRVAVGLAESEGLVLRAMNGPVVVRSMHPDIKGLALAIATRIDLGRRHRGLPGARGAGTALMEHGSFDALRATLQNAEPGETYELVVHPGVVDDDLRSSGDRYHAGRERERELLAADETRAWLRFAGFELCDFKRRAS; this comes from the coding sequence ATGAGCCTCCGCCGCGACGCCGCGAGGATCGACGCCACCCTCGTCATTCCGGCCTACAACGCGCAGGGCCTCATCGCGACGACCCTTCGCGACGTGAGGGACTGGCTCGGAGGCCGTCCCGAGGCCTGGGAGGTCGTCGTCGTCGACGACGCGTCGAGCGACGGCACCCTCGCGGTCGTCGAGGCGTTCGCCGCGGCCCACCCGGACGAAGCCTGGCGCGTCATCCGGTTCACGCAGAACCGCGGCAAGGGGTTCGCGGTCCGGGCGGGGCTCGACGCCGCGCGTGGCGAGGTGTCCGTCTTCACCGATTGCGACCTCGCGTACCCGATGGCCAACGTGGCGACGATCCTCCGCGCGCTCGCGGACGGCGCCGACGCGGCGATCGCGTGCCGCGTGCACCCGGACACGACCTACCTCATCAAGCCCGACTTCTTCTCGTACCTTTTCACGCGGCACATCATGGGACGCTGCTTCAGCACCATCTGCCGCATCGTGACGTTGCCCGGGCTGTCGGACACGCAGGCCGGTCTCAAGGGGTTCCGTACCGCGGTCGTGCGCCCGATCCTCGGGCGCCTGCGCCTCGACGGCTTCTCGTTCGACGTCGAGCTGCTCCGCGCGCTCGTCGACGGCGGCGCGAAGATTGCGGAGGTCCCGGTCGCGTACCGTTACGACAGCGAGCCGACGACGGTGCGCTTCACGATGGACGCCCTCTCGATGGCGCGAGACCTCCTGCGCATCCGCTACCGCTCGCTGCGCAAGCGCTACGCGCCGCGGCGGGAAAGCCCCAAGCGTCTCGTCATCCACGCCGACGATTTCGGCCTGGCCGCCGGCGTCAACCGCGCGATCCAGGAAGGCCTTCTGGCCGGAGAGATCACGAGCGCGTCGATCCTCGTCGGCGGCCGGCAGTCGGCCGAGGCGCTCGCCTGGGCGGCGTCGCACCGGGAGTTCGATTTCGGCGTCCACCTCAACATCACGCAGGGGCGCCCGGTGCTTCCCCCGGACCACGTGCCCTCGCTCGTCGATCGCGAAGGTCGGTTCCGTCCGCTCGGCGCGCTCCTGTTCCGGCTGGCCACCGGCCGGGTCCGCCGTGCGGAGATCGAGGCGGAGTGGCGCGCCCAGATCGCCGCCGTCCGCAGCGCGGGCGTCGCGATCAGCCACCTCGACAGCCACCAGCACGTCCACCTGCTCCCGCCGATCTTCCGGCGCGTCGCCGTGGGGCTCGCGGAGAGCGAAGGGCTCGTGCTCCGCGCGATGAACGGCCCCGTCGTCGTCCGCTCGATGCACCCCGACATCAAGGGGCTCGCGCTCGCGATCGCGACACGGATCGACCTCGGCCGGCGCCATCGCGGCCTTCCCGGTGCGCGCGGCGCCGGGACCGCGCTCATGGAGCACGGCAGCTTCGACGCGCTCCGGGCGACGCTCCAGAACGCGGAGCCGGGGGAGACGTACGAGCTGGTCGTCCACCCGGGCGTCGTCGACGACGACCTGCGCTCGTCGGGCGATCGCTACCACGCGGGGCGCGAGCGCGAGCGCGAGCTCCTCGCCGCGGATGAGACCCGAGCATGGCTGCGCTTCGCCGGCTTCGAGCTTTGCGATTTCAAGCGCCGGGCTTCCTGA
- a CDS encoding ATP-binding protein: protein MGGEAVVNDAERRRAASPRLPFPLDRRSFVFRFRRSFTSTTDGINRTVKDIMKRASLTGCLADHHAELEIALREALANAVMHGNRQDGTKKVLVRAYCDPSQGFVIAVRDEGNGFDPAAVPDPRNEDRRHLSHGRGIFLMRELMDHIEHRKGGREVVLFKKLR from the coding sequence ATGGGCGGGGAGGCGGTCGTGAACGATGCGGAGAGGCGCAGGGCGGCATCGCCGCGGCTGCCGTTCCCCCTCGATCGCCGGTCGTTCGTCTTCCGCTTCCGGCGCAGCTTCACGAGCACGACCGACGGCATCAACCGCACGGTCAAGGACATCATGAAGCGCGCGAGCCTCACCGGCTGTCTCGCCGACCATCACGCCGAGCTCGAGATCGCCCTCCGTGAGGCGCTCGCGAACGCCGTCATGCACGGGAACCGGCAGGACGGCACGAAGAAGGTGCTCGTGCGTGCCTACTGCGATCCGTCGCAAGGCTTCGTCATCGCCGTGCGCGACGAGGGGAACGGCTTCGACCCCGCCGCGGTGCCCGACCCGCGCAACGAAGACCGGCGCCATCTGTCCCACGGACGCGGCATCTTCCTCATGCGCGAGCTGATGGACCACATCGAGCACCGGAAGGGCGGCCGCGAAGTCGTGCTCTTCAAGAAGCTGAGATGA
- a CDS encoding family 20 glycosylhydrolase, giving the protein MNLLPKPRSIRPGAGTLASDLARPEVRLGAPGLGPQAYRLAVTPEKAVIEAGDAAGAFYARTTLSQLARGGSVPAVTIEDSPDFLERGVMLDVSRDKVPTMATLYRLVDELASWKINRLQLYMEHTFAYRAHRDVWANASPFTGDEIEALDAYCRERFIELVPNQNSFGHMERWLKLPRYAPLAEVAEPQGDYMSLCPIDPRSLSLLAGLYDELLPHFTSRSFNVGCDETIDLGKGRSKEEALRLGVGPVYLAFLEKIHALVAARGRRMQFWGDIVLEHPELISSLPKDVLALEWGYEADHPFDDEGARFADAGIEYQVVPGTSAWLSLGGRTTNALGNLSAAARAGRAHGATGMMVTDWGDFGHWQPLPVSYLGLAYGAAVAWGLDANRDLDVPAMLDTFVFSDGARVMGRVAYDLGEVYRLTGVAVKNASVLALLLLFPERPLGEGRLAGLTVEGLERARAGVDAAIAPLSRARSNRDDAATIAAELDLAAALMRHACDRGIARLTGTSQAALGDELRGIIDEYERIWRLRNREGGLVDSVGRLKRLL; this is encoded by the coding sequence GTGAACCTCCTCCCGAAGCCCCGGAGCATCCGCCCGGGCGCCGGCACCCTCGCCTCCGACCTCGCGCGGCCCGAGGTGCGCCTCGGCGCGCCGGGACTCGGCCCTCAGGCGTACCGGCTGGCGGTGACGCCCGAGAAGGCGGTCATCGAGGCCGGCGACGCGGCCGGCGCCTTCTACGCACGCACGACGTTGAGCCAGCTCGCGCGCGGCGGCTCGGTCCCCGCGGTGACGATCGAGGACTCTCCCGACTTTCTCGAGCGCGGCGTCATGCTCGACGTCAGCCGCGACAAGGTCCCGACGATGGCGACTTTGTACCGCCTCGTCGACGAGCTGGCGTCGTGGAAGATCAACCGTCTCCAGCTCTACATGGAGCACACCTTCGCTTACCGCGCGCACCGGGACGTGTGGGCGAACGCGTCGCCGTTCACCGGCGACGAGATCGAGGCGCTCGATGCGTACTGCCGCGAGCGGTTCATCGAACTGGTCCCCAACCAGAACTCGTTCGGCCACATGGAGCGCTGGCTGAAGCTCCCGCGCTACGCGCCGCTCGCGGAGGTCGCCGAGCCCCAGGGCGATTACATGTCGCTCTGCCCGATCGATCCGCGCTCACTCTCGCTGCTCGCCGGCCTCTACGACGAGTTGCTCCCGCACTTCACGAGCCGCAGCTTCAACGTCGGCTGCGACGAGACGATCGACCTGGGCAAGGGGAGGAGCAAGGAGGAGGCCCTGCGGCTCGGCGTGGGGCCCGTGTACCTCGCCTTCCTCGAGAAGATCCATGCGCTCGTCGCGGCGCGCGGCCGGCGCATGCAGTTCTGGGGCGACATCGTGCTCGAGCATCCCGAGCTCATCTCGTCGCTGCCGAAGGATGTCCTCGCGCTCGAGTGGGGGTACGAAGCCGACCATCCGTTCGACGACGAGGGGGCTCGCTTCGCCGACGCGGGGATCGAGTATCAGGTCGTGCCGGGAACCTCGGCGTGGCTCTCCCTCGGCGGGCGCACGACGAATGCGCTCGGCAACCTGAGCGCTGCGGCGCGGGCCGGGCGCGCGCACGGCGCGACCGGGATGATGGTCACCGACTGGGGCGACTTCGGTCATTGGCAGCCGCTGCCGGTCTCGTACCTCGGTCTGGCCTACGGCGCCGCGGTGGCGTGGGGCCTCGACGCGAACCGCGATCTCGACGTCCCAGCGATGCTCGACACGTTCGTCTTCAGCGATGGCGCGCGAGTCATGGGGCGCGTCGCGTACGACCTCGGCGAGGTCTACCGTCTCACCGGAGTCGCTGTGAAGAACGCGTCGGTGCTCGCGCTCCTCCTCCTCTTTCCCGAGCGGCCGCTCGGCGAGGGCCGCCTGGCCGGGCTCACCGTCGAGGGTCTGGAGCGTGCACGCGCCGGCGTCGATGCGGCGATCGCTCCTTTGTCGCGCGCGCGCTCGAATCGCGACGACGCGGCGACGATCGCGGCGGAGCTCGATCTGGCCGCCGCGCTCATGCGCCACGCTTGCGATCGCGGCATCGCGCGCTTGACCGGCACGTCACAGGCGGCGCTCGGCGATGAGCTGCGCGGCATCATCGACGAGTACGAGCGGATCTGGCGCCTGCGCAATCGCGAAGGCGGCCTCGTCGACAGCGTGGGTCGTTTGAAGCGGTTGCTGTAA
- a CDS encoding peptide MFS transporter, whose protein sequence is MSDRDGQRELFGHPIALYLLFFTEAWERFSYYGMRAILILYLTIYLKMSDKVAGGIYGDYTGLVYLTPLLGGYLSDRFLGLQRAILIGAATMAVGQFCLMAHAWPGPGGGEAAAGSLGLLYLGLVLMILGNGFFKPNITTIVGKLYAKGDIRREAAFTIFYMGINVGALSPFLVSYLAEKVSWHYGFMSCGIGMTLGFFTFLFWRGLLGPRGRVPEGSSSATSAAVAEAPLTGGQKLALAVAALPGLLCAAWFALRPGIENPSLIDSLRATLWPVIFSICVCMYVLLKIRCTREEMKKINVVFILLIFVLFFWAAFEQAGSSLNLFAERYTRLSYFGYEFPAGWFQTVNSIFIILLAPIFSWLWLRLGRAGRDPSAPAKMGIGILLNAASYVVMIIPMIGLAEGQRVSPNWLVILYFLQTCGELCLSPVGLSMVTKLAPVRFGAMIMGVWFLANAWGNKLAGVGAQHLESLGPSQLFKLVAAILAGAGLVLVFFVPYLRRQMGDVH, encoded by the coding sequence ATGAGCGACCGAGACGGACAGCGAGAGCTCTTCGGCCACCCGATCGCCCTCTACCTCCTCTTCTTCACGGAAGCGTGGGAGCGTTTCTCTTACTACGGGATGCGGGCGATCCTCATCCTCTATCTCACGATCTACCTGAAGATGTCCGACAAGGTCGCGGGCGGGATCTACGGCGACTACACCGGCCTCGTCTACCTGACCCCGCTCCTCGGCGGGTACCTCTCCGACCGCTTCCTCGGGCTGCAGCGCGCGATCCTCATCGGCGCCGCGACGATGGCGGTCGGGCAGTTCTGCCTCATGGCGCACGCGTGGCCGGGGCCGGGCGGGGGCGAGGCGGCCGCGGGGTCGCTCGGCCTCCTCTACCTCGGGCTCGTGCTCATGATCCTCGGCAACGGCTTCTTCAAGCCGAACATCACGACGATCGTCGGCAAGCTCTACGCGAAGGGGGACATCCGGCGCGAGGCCGCGTTCACGATCTTCTACATGGGGATCAACGTCGGCGCGCTCAGCCCGTTCCTCGTCAGCTACCTCGCCGAGAAGGTGTCCTGGCACTACGGGTTCATGTCGTGCGGGATCGGCATGACGCTCGGCTTCTTCACCTTCCTCTTCTGGCGGGGGCTCCTCGGCCCGCGCGGGAGGGTGCCGGAGGGGTCGTCGTCCGCCACTTCCGCAGCCGTCGCCGAGGCTCCGCTCACGGGCGGACAGAAGCTCGCCCTCGCCGTCGCCGCGCTCCCGGGCCTTCTCTGCGCCGCCTGGTTCGCGCTCCGGCCGGGCATCGAAAACCCGTCGCTCATCGACTCGCTGCGCGCGACGCTCTGGCCGGTCATCTTCTCGATCTGCGTCTGCATGTACGTGCTCCTCAAGATCCGGTGCACGCGCGAGGAGATGAAGAAGATCAACGTCGTCTTCATCCTCTTGATCTTCGTCCTGTTTTTCTGGGCGGCGTTCGAGCAGGCAGGCTCGTCGCTCAACCTCTTTGCCGAGCGCTATACGCGCCTGTCGTACTTCGGCTACGAGTTCCCCGCGGGATGGTTCCAGACGGTGAACTCGATCTTCATCATCCTGCTCGCGCCGATCTTCTCCTGGCTGTGGCTCCGCCTTGGACGCGCCGGCAGAGATCCGAGCGCGCCGGCGAAGATGGGGATCGGCATCCTGCTCAACGCGGCGTCGTACGTCGTCATGATCATTCCGATGATCGGGCTCGCCGAAGGGCAGCGTGTGAGCCCGAACTGGCTCGTCATCCTGTATTTCCTGCAGACGTGTGGCGAGCTGTGCCTCTCGCCGGTCGGCCTCTCGATGGTGACGAAGCTCGCGCCGGTGCGCTTCGGGGCGATGATCATGGGCGTGTGGTTCCTCGCGAACGCATGGGGGAACAAGCTCGCCGGCGTCGGCGCGCAGCACCTCGAGTCGCTCGGCCCGTCGCAGCTCTTCAAGCTCGTCGCGGCGATCCTCGCCGGAGCCGGTCTCGTGCTCGTCTTTTTCGTGCCGTACCTGCGGCGGCAGATGGGCGACGTCCACTAG
- a CDS encoding EVE domain-containing protein, with product MARRYWLMKSDPETFGWDDLLAAPGRRTTWDGIRNYQARNYLRDEVQRGDGVLFYHSGDEKAVRGTCRVTRPGFPDPADAAWTAVEIAIDRPFRHAVTLAEIRAADELQEMALIRNSRLSVQPVTAAEWASVLERGQGR from the coding sequence ATGGCGCGACGTTACTGGCTCATGAAGTCCGATCCGGAGACGTTCGGATGGGATGATCTCCTGGCCGCCCCGGGCCGCCGTACGACCTGGGACGGGATCCGGAACTACCAGGCCCGGAACTATCTCAGGGACGAGGTCCAGCGCGGCGACGGGGTCCTCTTCTACCACTCGGGGGACGAGAAGGCGGTCCGCGGCACCTGCCGCGTGACCCGTCCGGGTTTTCCGGATCCCGCCGACGCCGCCTGGACCGCGGTCGAGATCGCCATCGACCGGCCGTTCCGTCACGCGGTCACGCTCGCCGAGATCCGCGCGGCGGACGAGCTGCAGGAGATGGCGCTCATCCGCAACAGCCGTCTCTCCGTCCAGCCGGTGACGGCGGCGGAGTGGGCGTCAGTGCTCGAGCGGGGGCAGGGCCGCTGA
- a CDS encoding GNAT family N-acetyltransferase — translation MIAAGVEAFARFGDYEPILRAFLGKDDVSSWIAEEDGHPAGFALVERPLVLPGFADLVAIAVTPEHRRRGLAGGLLRAVVQDAERRGEPLLALTVAEDNAAAIALFTRHGFRMIPGSAGHYAGGQRSRRMVRPGAAPPHEMPENR, via the coding sequence GTGATCGCGGCGGGTGTGGAGGCGTTCGCCCGCTTCGGGGACTACGAACCGATCCTCCGCGCGTTCCTCGGGAAGGACGACGTGTCGTCGTGGATCGCGGAGGAGGACGGTCACCCGGCGGGATTCGCACTCGTCGAGCGGCCGCTCGTTCTCCCCGGGTTCGCGGACCTCGTCGCCATCGCGGTGACGCCGGAGCACCGGCGCCGCGGCCTCGCCGGCGGCCTCCTCCGGGCGGTCGTGCAGGACGCCGAGCGCCGCGGAGAGCCGCTGCTCGCGCTCACCGTCGCCGAGGACAACGCGGCCGCGATCGCGCTCTTCACCCGGCACGGGTTCCGAATGATTCCCGGCTCGGCCGGGCACTACGCGGGCGGCCAGCGCAGCCGGCGCATGGTGCGCCCCGGCGCCGCTCCGCCGCACGAAATGCCGGAGAACCGTTGA
- a CDS encoding SNF2-related protein — protein MWTKGDRVMHRDNPALGVGRVVALEGRTLVVEFPEAATTLRFGAATDALAEVGAEGVPAFDDAPVERLARGDVGSLEAFGVRLDALHLERRRTEDPLGSFLGGRIRLFPHQLDVALKATRQDPVRWLLADEVGLGKTVEACLIANHLLRTRRTERTLVVAPETLTVQWLGELWRKYHQVFVLIDEARLADVEKDFGPGFNPFDVHRRAVIGLDTLIARPKLTEQAVAAGIDLLIVDEAHHLRRPPGHPGDPAYRAIAPIAALGRHVLLLTATPLEDDAHGFFRLLQLLRPDELPEGENFDDRLARRVPLPPCASSTRRADIGGLPPRIAAPVDLPGDPSWRTLAQLEEAIRGRPAPHAVARRENARLLRAALSSGVSLLEKAPKDDAELRALAREWSAGDPRLDWLARAAARWRDEGGKTLVFAAERVTVEHLRSELSRRVQLRTGVFHEDLSPGQRDIEVAQFRLPSGPSLLLATECGGEGRNFEFCDRLVLFDLPWGPMAVEQRIGRLDRIGRKRPVEIVYVRPPAGLGRAIAGLYESIGLFREPLGGIARELARLERAIEDAAAGNDPVDDTTFAGAAREAASARDRVADAAYHALYDDPFVPARGAEILARIPGDLDELTEEVVLGMCGQLGFRYEEHRGGRVHAIDFGATAKVDSLPGVAGGASFLGTFDREEAVADESLDFYASGHPLVEGLLAEIDDGPVGRTALLLVDRKGESGLGLLALYRTPTGFEAVCVDASGRPRPDWAQALAERPLRSRRARAEALTSQPDWEEGIRRMAAALPRPDPAAVAAVIVGTP, from the coding sequence ATGTGGACCAAAGGCGACCGCGTCATGCACCGCGACAACCCCGCCCTCGGCGTGGGCCGCGTCGTCGCGCTCGAGGGGCGCACGCTCGTCGTCGAGTTCCCCGAGGCGGCGACGACCCTCCGCTTCGGCGCCGCGACCGACGCGCTCGCCGAGGTCGGCGCCGAAGGCGTGCCCGCGTTCGACGACGCGCCAGTCGAGCGGCTCGCACGCGGCGACGTCGGCTCGCTCGAGGCGTTCGGCGTGCGCCTCGACGCGCTCCATCTCGAACGGCGCCGCACCGAGGACCCGCTCGGGTCGTTCCTCGGCGGCCGGATCCGGCTCTTCCCGCACCAGCTCGACGTCGCGCTCAAGGCGACGCGGCAAGATCCGGTCCGCTGGCTCCTCGCCGACGAGGTCGGCCTCGGAAAGACCGTCGAGGCGTGCCTCATCGCGAACCATCTCCTCCGCACGCGGCGCACCGAGAGGACGCTCGTCGTCGCCCCCGAGACCCTCACCGTCCAGTGGCTCGGCGAGCTGTGGCGTAAGTACCACCAGGTCTTCGTGCTCATCGACGAGGCGCGGCTCGCCGACGTCGAGAAGGACTTCGGGCCCGGGTTCAACCCGTTCGACGTCCACCGCCGCGCCGTGATCGGGCTCGACACCCTGATCGCGCGGCCGAAGCTCACCGAGCAGGCGGTCGCCGCCGGGATCGACCTCCTCATCGTCGACGAGGCTCACCACCTCAGGCGGCCTCCCGGCCATCCGGGCGACCCCGCGTACCGGGCGATCGCGCCGATCGCGGCGCTCGGTCGCCACGTCCTCCTCTTGACCGCGACGCCGCTCGAGGACGACGCGCACGGCTTCTTCCGTCTGTTGCAGCTCCTCCGACCCGACGAGCTTCCCGAGGGCGAGAACTTCGACGACCGGCTCGCGCGCCGCGTTCCCTTGCCGCCGTGCGCCAGCTCGACCCGCCGCGCCGACATCGGCGGCCTGCCCCCGCGCATCGCCGCTCCGGTCGATCTTCCCGGCGACCCGAGCTGGCGGACGCTCGCCCAGCTCGAGGAGGCGATCCGCGGCAGGCCGGCGCCGCACGCCGTCGCCCGCCGCGAGAACGCGCGCCTCCTCCGAGCCGCGCTCTCGTCGGGCGTGTCGCTCCTCGAGAAGGCTCCCAAGGACGACGCGGAGCTCCGCGCGCTCGCGCGGGAGTGGTCGGCGGGCGATCCGCGCCTCGATTGGCTCGCCCGCGCCGCCGCGCGATGGAGGGATGAGGGCGGCAAGACCCTCGTCTTCGCCGCCGAGCGCGTGACGGTCGAGCATCTGCGCAGCGAGCTCTCGCGCCGCGTCCAGCTGCGCACCGGCGTCTTCCACGAAGACCTCTCGCCCGGCCAGCGCGACATCGAGGTCGCGCAGTTCCGCCTGCCTTCGGGACCTTCGCTCCTCCTCGCCACCGAGTGCGGCGGCGAGGGAAGGAACTTCGAGTTCTGCGACCGGCTCGTCCTCTTCGATCTGCCGTGGGGCCCGATGGCGGTCGAGCAGCGGATCGGGCGCCTCGACCGGATCGGGAGAAAGCGCCCGGTCGAGATCGTCTACGTCCGGCCGCCCGCCGGGCTCGGTCGCGCGATCGCGGGGCTCTACGAGTCGATCGGCCTGTTCCGCGAGCCGCTCGGCGGGATCGCGCGCGAGCTCGCGCGCCTCGAGCGCGCCATCGAAGACGCGGCGGCCGGGAACGATCCGGTCGACGACACGACCTTTGCCGGCGCCGCGCGCGAGGCGGCGAGCGCGCGCGACCGTGTCGCGGACGCCGCGTACCACGCGCTCTACGACGACCCGTTCGTCCCCGCGCGCGGGGCCGAGATCCTCGCGCGAATCCCCGGCGACCTCGACGAGCTGACCGAGGAGGTCGTGCTCGGGATGTGCGGGCAGCTCGGCTTCCGGTACGAGGAGCACCGCGGCGGCCGAGTTCACGCGATCGACTTCGGCGCGACGGCCAAGGTCGACTCGCTCCCCGGCGTCGCGGGCGGCGCGAGCTTCCTCGGCACGTTCGACCGCGAGGAGGCGGTCGCCGACGAGTCGCTCGATTTCTACGCGTCGGGACATCCGCTCGTCGAGGGCCTCCTCGCCGAGATCGACGACGGGCCGGTCGGCCGCACGGCGCTCCTCCTCGTCGACCGCAAGGGCGAGAGCGGGCTCGGCCTCCTCGCCCTCTATCGAACGCCGACCGGATTCGAAGCGGTCTGCGTCGACGCGTCGGGCCGTCCGCGTCCCGACTGGGCGCAGGCGCTCGCCGAGCGGCCGCTGCGCTCGCGCCGCGCGCGCGCCGAGGCGCTCACCTCGCAGCCCGACTGGGAAGAGGGGATCCGGCGCATGGCGGCCGCCCTCCCCCGCCCCGATCCGGCCGCCGTCGCCGCGGTGATCGTGGGCACGCCGTGA